In the Sphingobacterium sp. PCS056 genome, ACAAGATATCTACCATAACAACCGAAAAATTTTGAATGAAGTTGAGGTTGCTATTTATGACACCCACTTTGACCTACTTTATCACGATGCGGTCGACATTGATTTTGTCAAGGAAACCAAAGTGATGATCGATCAGATAATTCATAAAGGAGAAATTAGGTTCTATCAACAGGGCTGGCAAGTCGTGGGGCTACCCTACCGGTATGAAGGCAAAAATTATATTGTTACCGCAGCCGCTTATGATGAATATGGTTATAGTAAACTTGCCAATCTACTCCACAACAGCATTTTTGTTTTTGTCATTTCCATTCTGTTTATCCTCATAGCGGGAATCTTCTTCTCTAAAAAGGCATTTGAACCGGTACGAGCGATGATTGAAAAAGCCAAAAATATATCGGCTACAAATCTTGATCTTCGATTATACAGCCATCAAAGTAAAGATGAGTTATCTGAACTCGCAGATACATTTAATGAAATGCTCAATCGTTTAGAAAATTCATTCGATGCACAAAAACACTTCGTTTCAAACATATCACATGAATTGCGTACACCGCTGGCCGCCATTATTGCTGAATTGGAGCTATCAACAACTAAAGAACGCAGTATTGCAGACTATAAAGCAGCGATTCATCATGCTTTAAATGATTCAAAAAAGTTAGTCCGATTATCCAACAGCCTATTAGATCTTGCCAAAGCTAGCTATGATCCTAGTGAAATCACTTTTAAGCCCGTTCGTATCGATGAAGTATTATTGGATGCCAGACAGCAGGTTCAACAAACAAATCCTGAATATAAAATTGATATCCATTTTGAAGATGATTTCGAAAGTGATGATCAAATTTCGGTAAATGGTAATGAATATCTATTGCAGGTTGCCTTCAGTAATCTTTTTGAAAATGGTTGCAAATTTTCCAGTCCGCATCGATGTACTGTCTTGGTCTTATTTGAAGATAAAAACATCATCTTAAAATTTAAAGATGAAGGAATCGGAATCCCTGAACAAGATCTCGCACAGCTATTCAGCCCATTTTATCGTGGTAAAAATAAAGATTATACTTATGGCAATGGTATTGGACTTGCACTGACCGAAAAGATCATTACACTGCACCATAGTAAAATAACGGTTGTTTCGGAGGAAAACGTGGGAACTACTTTCATGATCACCTTGCGGCATTATTAAATAGTTCATCTTCTTTCCTCTTCTAAAGATTCACCTAAATGACCAAGCTCACATGAGGTTTTACAAAATAGTTGCCCTCCCCATATCCTTCTAATAAAATTCTAATTTTTTTCTATTGTTCTTCTAACAGCTTACCATCGATAGACTCAGCACCTTTGCCCTATTCAAAAAAATAGGCACTTCCTAAAAGGGAAGTGATACGAAGTTTGTGTTCAAGTCAAATCAAAAAAAGATCTTATCGATGAAAGCAACAATGACAAATAAATACACCATTTTAACAAGGCTCCTTTTCATTTCTCTTATTTCATTACCTCTATTGGGCTGTCACAATCCAGTTGATCAAGAACAGCTAGCAAGTATGACTTTACGCGGTGATACCATTTTTGTCCACGAAGCGGCTCAAGTAAAATCGTACTTAAAGACCATAACCGTGCAGAAAGAACTGCATCAGCTGCAACTGAACACCACCGGAACAGTCAAAGCAATTCCAAACCAATATGCCGAAATTACCGTTCCTTTTTCAGGCCGTGTAACTGCGGTATATCTCAAATTAGGGATGAAAACAAAACCAGGAATGCCGCTTTTCGAAATTGCATCACCCGAATTTATGGACAGTCAAAAACTATTCTTTCAGGCAAAGACAGCCTTTCAAAATGCATCATTAATTTTAAAACGCCAACAAGATCTTAAAGTTAACGGAGTCGGTACCGCACGGGATGTAGAAGAAGCTAAAGCAACCTATGACATTACACAGAAAGAGTATGAAAATGCACGAGCTGCGCTCCAAATCTTCCAGATCGATATCAATAAACTCGTTCTAGGACAGTCCCTCATTGTACGTTCACCCATTGCCGGACAAGTCATTAGCCATGATATCGTCGTCGGACAATATATCAAATCTGACGAACCTTCCCGTGCAAAAATTGCCGAGTTGAATCGGGTTTGGGTAGTCGGAATGGTGAAAGAGCAGGATCTCAACCTCATCAACAAACTGGACATCGCAGAAATTGCCATTGCAGCTTTTCCTGATAAAAAAATAAAAGGAACCATTGAGCACATTGACCAAATCCTAAACGAAGATACCAGAAGTGTTCAGGTGCTAGTAGCCTGTCAAAATTTGGATAGCGTGTTAAAACCCGGTATGTATGTCAGTGTCAATTTTATTGAAAAAGCATCCGATGTAATCTTTATTCCCGA is a window encoding:
- a CDS encoding sensor histidine kinase; the encoded protein is MKIRTRLIILFTLITAIILGLFATIIYLSAKENREIEFYQLLRKEAITKANLFLNAHVDKKILQDIYHNNRKILNEVEVAIYDTHFDLLYHDAVDIDFVKETKVMIDQIIHKGEIRFYQQGWQVVGLPYRYEGKNYIVTAAAYDEYGYSKLANLLHNSIFVFVISILFILIAGIFFSKKAFEPVRAMIEKAKNISATNLDLRLYSHQSKDELSELADTFNEMLNRLENSFDAQKHFVSNISHELRTPLAAIIAELELSTTKERSIADYKAAIHHALNDSKKLVRLSNSLLDLAKASYDPSEITFKPVRIDEVLLDARQQVQQTNPEYKIDIHFEDDFESDDQISVNGNEYLLQVAFSNLFENGCKFSSPHRCTVLVLFEDKNIILKFKDEGIGIPEQDLAQLFSPFYRGKNKDYTYGNGIGLALTEKIITLHHSKITVVSEENVGTTFMITLRHY
- a CDS encoding efflux RND transporter periplasmic adaptor subunit gives rise to the protein MKATMTNKYTILTRLLFISLISLPLLGCHNPVDQEQLASMTLRGDTIFVHEAAQVKSYLKTITVQKELHQLQLNTTGTVKAIPNQYAEITVPFSGRVTAVYLKLGMKTKPGMPLFEIASPEFMDSQKLFFQAKTAFQNASLILKRQQDLKVNGVGTARDVEEAKATYDITQKEYENARAALQIFQIDINKLVLGQSLIVRSPIAGQVISHDIVVGQYIKSDEPSRAKIAELNRVWVVGMVKEQDLNLINKLDIAEIAIAAFPDKKIKGTIEHIDQILNEDTRSVQVLVACQNLDSVLKPGMYVSVNFIEKASDVIFIPEKSLLQYHDQSYVLVQIGQDQYLKRPVKTGMTDHGKVQVISGLTVGDTIISEGAFYLLNAK